Proteins encoded in a region of the Poecilia reticulata strain Guanapo linkage group LG14, Guppy_female_1.0+MT, whole genome shotgun sequence genome:
- the dnajc18 gene encoding dnaJ homolog subfamily C member 18, which produces MDKDEADRLIEKAKLCLRSGRKDRGLQLLYEAQKIYPSTRARVLIDAILRNGGSASQETNHVPPPSGWRDEDIGNQETRTTNHDEKKTYTEEQRQGVFRIKNCKDFYEILGVDKGASDEDLKKAYRKLALKFHPDKNFAPGATDAFKAIGNAYAVLSNPEKRQQYDQFGEQSPTSNVPHRSGNSRPGHYRNFYRDFEADISPEELFNIFFGGRFPTGNVHVYTNQGASYSQFYQPRRRRAHERREEVVVEENQSQNTFTALLQLLPVLVLILISVFTQMMATNPPYSLFYKPAMGLVVSRETQHMGVPYYVDKSFQKEYRGAALEELEKSIESDYIEHLQSSCWKEKQQKSDLANLGQLYRDERLKQKAESMRLDNCEKLQRLVGRLRVK; this is translated from the exons ATGGACAAAGACGAAGCAGACCGGCTCATAGAGAAGGCCAAGCTGTGTTTACGGTCGGGCCGAAAGGATCGGGGACTGCAGCTCCTATACGAGGCGCAGAAAATCTACCCCAGCACCAGGGCCAGAG TCCTGATCGATGCCATACTGAGAAATGGAGGCAGTGCGTCCCAAGAAACGAACCACGTGCCTCCGCCCTCAGGCTGGAGGGACGAGGACATCGGAAACCAAGAAACGAGGACTACGAATCATGATGAAAAGAAGACTTACACCGAGGAGCAACGCCAAGGTGTTTTCAG AATAAAGAATTGCAAGGACTTCTATGAAATCCTGGGTGTTGACAAAGGTGCCAGTGATGAAGATCTGAAGAAGGCGTACAGGAAGTTGGCTCTGAAGTTTCACCCAGACAAGAACTTCGCCCCAGGGGCCACAGATGCATTCAAAG CCATCGGTAATGCATACGCAGTGCTGAGCAACCCAGAGAAGAGGCAGCAGTACGATCAATTTGGAGAACAGAGTCCAACCTCAAACGTACCCCATCGCTCTGGCAACAGCCGGCCCGGACACTACCGGAACTTTTACAGAGACTTTGAGGCCGACATTTCCCCCGAGGAGctcttcaacattttctttggtGGAAGGTTTCCTACag GAAACGTTCACGTATACACCAACCAGGGCGCCTCCTACTCTCAGTTCTACCAGCCTCGTCGGCGGCGGGCTCACGAAAGACGGGAGGAGGTTGTGGTGGAGGAAAACCAGAGTCAG AACACCTTCACAGCTCTTCTGCAGCTTCTGCCTGTGCTGGTGTTGATCCTCATATCAGTCTTTACTCAGATGATGGCAACTAATCCGCCCTACAGTCTCTTTTACAAGCC GGCGATGGGACTGGTGGTGTCCAGAGAAACGCAGCACATGGGTGTACCGTACTACGTGgacaaaagttttcagaaagaGTACCGCGGAGCAGCGCTGGAGGAACTAGAGAAGAGCATCGAGAGCGACTATATCGAACACttgcagagcagctgctggaagGAGAAGCAGCAAA aATCTGACTTGGCAAACTTGGGGCAGCTTTACCGAGACGAGCGGTTAAAGCAGAAGGCAGAGTCCATGAGGCTGGACAACTGTGAGAAGCTGCAGCGATTGGTCGGCCGCCTCAGAGTCAAATGA